A single region of the Stegostoma tigrinum isolate sSteTig4 chromosome 8, sSteTig4.hap1, whole genome shotgun sequence genome encodes:
- the LOC132209920 gene encoding uncharacterized protein LOC132209920 isoform X2, whose amino-acid sequence MTAKLIQCAACMMWEVRDTDDVSGSYSCGKCVHIQLLKEVVATLKKELEDLRLIRENENFLDRTFSKVTIPRIPEERRGISMTKEDVNEVQETPGEAPIVNRLTVLETAKTDNTASPRGGQVCKSKIVVEAEPRSQTSRRGVVIGDSTVRGTDRGFCGNRRDLRMVCCLPGARIQDVTDRVQRILEGEGEDPEVLVHVGTNDFGKKRRSILQRDFRELGRRLKSRTSRVVISGFLPVPRVGEGRNREIMDLNVWLRDWCRKQGFKFLDHWGMFWGEVSL is encoded by the exons atgactgccaagctgattcagtgtgctgcatgcatgatgtgggaggtcagggacactgatgatgtttctggctcctatagctgtggtaagtgtgtacacattcagcttctgaaggaggttgttgcaacactgaagaaagaactagaagacctcaggctcatccgagagaatgagaattttctggacaggaccttcagcaaggtcacgataccgaggatacctgaagagagaaggggaatatcgatgacaaaggaagacgtgaatgaagtacaagagaccccaggggaagcacctattgtaaacaggctgactgtcttggaaactgccaaGACAGACAACACTGCCAGTCCgcgaggtggacaggtctgcaagtcaaaaattgttgtagaggcagagccgagaagtcagacatcacggagaggtgtggtaataggggactccactgtgagagggactgacaggggtttctgcggcaacaggcgagatttgaggatggtgtgttgccttcctggtgccaggattcaggacgtcactgatagagtgcagagaatcctcgagggtgaaggtgaagatcCAGAGGTGCtggtgcatgtcggcacaaatgactttgggaagaaaaggaggagcattctacagcgggacttcagagaactcggaagaaggctgaaaagcaggacttccagggtggttatctctggtttccttccagttcctcgggttggagagggcaggaacagagagataatggacctgaacgtgtggctgagggactggtgtcggaagcaaggatttaaattcttggatcactggggtatgttttggg GAGAAGTGAGCCTATAG
- the LOC132209920 gene encoding uncharacterized protein LOC132209920 isoform X1 — MTAKLIQCAACMMWEVRDTDDVSGSYSCGKCVHIQLLKEVVATLKKELEDLRLIRENENFLDRTFSKVTIPRIPEERRGISMTKEDVNEVQETPGEAPIVNRLTVLETAKTDNTASPRGGQVCKSKIVVEAEPRSQTSRRGVVIGDSTVRGTDRGFCGNRRDLRMVCCLPGARIQDVTDRVQRILEGEGEDPEVLVHVGTNDFGKKRRSILQRDFRELGRRLKSRTSRVVISGFLPVPRVGEGRNREIMDLNVWLRDWCRKQGFKFLDHWDPWFSIFLSDETCEEAYGRHLIQRRLQEK; from the exons atgactgccaagctgattcagtgtgctgcatgcatgatgtgggaggtcagggacactgatgatgtttctggctcctatagctgtggtaagtgtgtacacattcagcttctgaaggaggttgttgcaacactgaagaaagaactagaagacctcaggctcatccgagagaatgagaattttctggacaggaccttcagcaaggtcacgataccgaggatacctgaagagagaaggggaatatcgatgacaaaggaagacgtgaatgaagtacaagagaccccaggggaagcacctattgtaaacaggctgactgtcttggaaactgccaaGACAGACAACACTGCCAGTCCgcgaggtggacaggtctgcaagtcaaaaattgttgtagaggcagagccgagaagtcagacatcacggagaggtgtggtaataggggactccactgtgagagggactgacaggggtttctgcggcaacaggcgagatttgaggatggtgtgttgccttcctggtgccaggattcaggacgtcactgatagagtgcagagaatcctcgagggtgaaggtgaagatcCAGAGGTGCtggtgcatgtcggcacaaatgactttgggaagaaaaggaggagcattctacagcgggacttcagagaactcggaagaaggctgaaaagcaggacttccagggtggttatctctggtttccttccagttcctcgggttggagagggcaggaacagagagataatggacctgaacgtgtggctgagggactggtgtcggaagcaaggatttaaattcttggatcactggg ATCCTTGGTTTTCTATCTTTCTTTCCGATGAGACCTGTGAGGAGGCATATGGAAGACACCTCATTCAAAGACGTCTGCAG GAGAAGTGA
- the LOC132209920 gene encoding uncharacterized protein LOC132209920 isoform X3: MTAKLIQCAACMMWEVRDTDDVSGSYSCGKCVHIQLLKEVVATLKKELEDLRLIRENENFLDRTFSKVTIPRIPEERRGISMTKEDVNEVQETPGEAPIVNRLTVLETAKTDNTASPRGGQVCKSKIVVEAEPRSQTSRRGVVIGDSTVRGTDRGFCGNRRDLRMVCCLPGARIQDVTDRVQRILEGEGEDPEVLVHVGTNDFGKKRRSILQRDFRELGRRLKSRTSRVVISGFLPVPRVGEGRNREIMDLNVWLRDWCRKQGFKFLDHWGEVSL; encoded by the exons atgactgccaagctgattcagtgtgctgcatgcatgatgtgggaggtcagggacactgatgatgtttctggctcctatagctgtggtaagtgtgtacacattcagcttctgaaggaggttgttgcaacactgaagaaagaactagaagacctcaggctcatccgagagaatgagaattttctggacaggaccttcagcaaggtcacgataccgaggatacctgaagagagaaggggaatatcgatgacaaaggaagacgtgaatgaagtacaagagaccccaggggaagcacctattgtaaacaggctgactgtcttggaaactgccaaGACAGACAACACTGCCAGTCCgcgaggtggacaggtctgcaagtcaaaaattgttgtagaggcagagccgagaagtcagacatcacggagaggtgtggtaataggggactccactgtgagagggactgacaggggtttctgcggcaacaggcgagatttgaggatggtgtgttgccttcctggtgccaggattcaggacgtcactgatagagtgcagagaatcctcgagggtgaaggtgaagatcCAGAGGTGCtggtgcatgtcggcacaaatgactttgggaagaaaaggaggagcattctacagcgggacttcagagaactcggaagaaggctgaaaagcaggacttccagggtggttatctctggtttccttccagttcctcgggttggagagggcaggaacagagagataatggacctgaacgtgtggctgagggactggtgtcggaagcaaggatttaaattcttggatcactggg GAGAAGTGAGCCTATAG